The following proteins come from a genomic window of Tolypothrix sp. PCC 7712:
- a CDS encoding S1 RNA-binding domain-containing protein, with the protein MVQVTIWLGQIRDCQLPAKMIIDEEGYGVELIAESLSNAVVELKIDPWMCSHDTTTRLKITIESDKLIKAFYDGVIKFLQDEYQPSQWSYIDDLSNINWGALLKPSNIDGQNWRTRLAMYRGGRGRVSETGRETVWNQLTPLQQWLVILHDVMLWITNLTANGQITEAYALVSLYKNLPIDIALGEFDASWYSQQRIELNKKYGLRENFIERRTPYNHSASAKARLKTLKLGQLVDGTIHKIKSYGVFVNIGGYYALLHIAAISQQTVEHPQQVFQVDGVKVAKAHFAAMRRL; encoded by the coding sequence ATGGTTCAAGTCACAATCTGGCTGGGGCAAATTCGAGACTGTCAACTACCCGCAAAAATGATCATTGATGAGGAAGGTTATGGGGTAGAGCTTATAGCTGAGTCCTTGAGTAATGCAGTTGTGGAATTGAAGATTGACCCGTGGATGTGCAGTCATGACACTACAACACGCCTCAAAATAACTATTGAGTCTGATAAATTGATTAAGGCATTTTATGATGGAGTTATCAAATTTCTTCAAGATGAGTATCAACCATCACAATGGTCATACATTGATGATTTGAGCAATATAAATTGGGGAGCTTTGCTCAAACCATCTAATATAGATGGTCAAAATTGGCGAACACGTTTAGCAATGTACCGGGGCGGACGTGGCAGGGTTAGTGAAACCGGACGTGAAACTGTATGGAACCAATTAACGCCCTTACAACAATGGCTAGTTATTCTACATGATGTAATGTTATGGATTACCAATTTAACAGCTAACGGTCAAATCACAGAAGCCTACGCACTTGTCAGCTTATACAAAAATTTACCAATTGATATTGCTTTAGGTGAATTTGATGCAAGTTGGTATTCTCAGCAAAGAATCGAGTTAAACAAAAAATATGGACTGCGTGAGAACTTCATAGAAAGACGAACACCTTATAATCATAGTGCTTCAGCAAAAGCAAGGTTAAAAACACTAAAGCTTGGTCAACTTGTAGATGGCACTATCCATAAAATTAAATCCTATGGTGTCTTCGTTAATATTGGGGGATATTATGCGCTACTACATATTGCTGCAATTTCTCAACAGACTGTTGAGCATCCACAGCAAGTTTTTCAAGTAGATGGGGTAAAAGTAGCCAAGGC